The genomic region CGAATACCGTGTTGACTGCGACCCAACCAATGGCCGAAACGTTAGTCAGAAGCGCTACTGGTGCGAAATTGGCGAAATAGCCCATCGGGCCGCGCGCTTGTACCTGCTGTGGCACTCCGAATCGTGTGCCAATACTGGCGAGTAGTCCCATGACGAGACATCCCGCGAGGCTGCCGACCGCTACCGCAGTGAGGCCTTGAACGATTGATAGGCCAAGAGAGCTTGCAAAGAACCCTGAAACGAGAACTGCTAGCACCATATTTGCGGCAAACCACAACGTGAACTGAGAACGCGGGTGTCCATGGCGTTCTGCGTCAGGAATTGTTTCAGTACCGTAGGGCTCTGCTTTCGTGAGGGAGCTGCCGTAATTTACTGTTGGCGCCGGCACAGCCCCTTCGGTCGCTTGGCTTTGTGGGGGACGATTCGAGGTGGAGGTGGAATCGCTGTCCCCGCTTTCAGATCCTTCGATGGTTTCTCCATCTACTTGCGCGGTCATGCCTAATTCCCCTTACCGTAATTTACTTCATGGTTCTAACAACGTGTGAGGTGCTGAACGCTTGTAAGCACGGTATCATAGGCGGGATCTGGGTTTTGCCGAGAGCCCGAAGGAAAACATGGCGATGGGCATGTTGTCATCTGAGTATGCGCAGCTAGGCATTGTGTCTAAGTGTGAGTAACTGCTCGCGTCCCTTGGCAGACCAGACGTGGAGCTATGTTCTGGCGAGGATAGCTTCTGCCAACACCAAGTCTTCCCAAGGCATGCCAGTGAATTTGAAAACCACTGGCTTATCGCGGCCAACTGAGGCATCACCGCGAACTACATCGGCGAAGCTGACGAGGGAATCTTCGGCGAGGTTGCCTTCGTCGACCGCCATGACAATATCGCCGGCTTCGCGGAAAGCTGCACCTTCTTCTTCCATGATGACGTGGGCGCGTGCCATTAGCGCGCCGGGAAGCTCGCGTGCTTCAGGGGAGTGCGAGCCCACGGCGACGATGATGGCGTCGTCGCGCACGTCGGCATCGTCGAGCACTGGCTGCGGTGAAGTGGTGGTCGTTAAAATAAGCTCTGCATTTCGAGTTGCCTCACGAGCGCCATCGCTTCCCACGTGCTCCCAGTTGTCCAGGTCATCGGGCTGGGTGCGGCTGATAAAGGTAAAAGTAGTATCGCGAATTCCTACACAAACAGATTCCACGGTCTTTGCGTGTGCTCGGCCTTGGGAACCTACACCGAAGATGGCGACGTTGAGAGGTTCGGAAGAGTCAGTCAATAGGTGCGATATGCCCGCCAGAGAGACAGCTGGTGTGCGCAGGTTGGTCAGCGCGACACCGTCAATGGTGGCGGCAGGTTGCAGCGTCTGGCCATCGAAAAGCACATAAGTGCCGTTGACACTAGGCACGCTGGGGTCTGCTGTTTCGCCGGGAACGGCAATGAGCTTGATGCCAAAGGCGGTGGGGGAGTTCGACGGCATTAATAAGAAATCGCCGTTGGTGATTTCTGCTCTGCTTCGCGGCAAGTCAGTGGCAGGCTCAAACCCCTGCTTGAGGTAGTCACGCAGCGCCTCAACCGCATGCTTGGGGGTGAGCGCTTCTTTCACCTGTTGGGCATTAATATGAGTCAGCGTCATTGTGGCACCTTCCATCGTCGATTCTTGGAATCCACTCTAATTGGAAGCAGCGCCTGGCGCGGGGGTTTTAAGCAGAGTGCGCGTTAGGGGAATCCACAGGATGATCTTCTGCAGAATGATCTTCCGTGGAGGATGCCATCAGCGTTGCTGGTGCTGGATTGCCGCGGGTGGCGGTGATGGTGAAATTAGCAACGGTTCCGATGTAACGATCGTCGGAAGCCTCGATCGGCGTGCCATCGAGAGTAAAAGCCCGGCGACGAACCCGAAGCATAGGTGTACCTGGGGCAATGCCAAGGAGATCGGCATCATCTTTTTCTGCCGGGATGGCATCGATGGTGCGCGTGGCGTAGTTGATATCAACACCTGACTCCAACAGCCGTTGGTAGATAGAACCTGAATCAGGATCAAAGGTCAGGATGTGTTTGCCCACCTCCAGTGGGTAATTAAGGCGCTCGACCATGACAGGCTCGCCATCCATTAAGCGCAAGCGGTAGACCGAGACCACCGGCGTTCCGACGGGAAGTTCTAAATGCGCGGCCAGTTCGGCATCCGCTGGCCGGCGCATCACGTATTGCGTTTGCTGTCCTGGTTCCACGCCAGAAGAATGACACCATTGCGAAAAGGACAAGACGCCATCGAAGGATTGCGTGGGAACGGTATCTAATACGCGAGTGCGGCGACCTTGCCCCGAAGAGACTAGGCCTTCATTGCGCAGCGCGGTAATGGCCTGCCGGATGGTGCCCCGCGCGCAATCGAATTGGCGGCAAAGCTCTGCCTCAGAGGGAATTGCTGACCCGGGCGGCAACGTTCCGTTTTTAATCTGCTTGCGCAGGTGCGCTGCCACTATTTGGTATTGCTGTTTACGGCTCATTGAACAAGCTCCTTAGTTGAATGGCCAGGTTGGTAACTTGTGCAGGTAGATTGCCCAAATCCCGTGGTTATGTACTTTGATTGAATCAATGATTCGCCGTTCATGACGGGCTTTGCGGCCACTTTACCCCTTTCTGGTGGTGGAATATGAACATCTAGGTTAACAGAAGTTTAACTTGTTTGGTCAAGTATTTCTTTATGGTGTCCAGGTGGCAAAATGAAGCCCATGAAAACTGATGTCATTGTTGTAGGTGGCGGCATTGTCGGCCTTGCCACCGCGTTCTTGGCCCACGAAAAAGGCCTCTCCGTCCGGGTTATCGACCGCTCGACGCAGCCGGTCGGCTCGTCCATTCAAAACTTTGGCCACGCCTGCTTTACTGGCCAGGCTGATGATGTCCAGGATATGGCCATGAAATCCCGAGAAGGTTGGAAGCGTGCTGCTGCCGCCGCCGGGCTGTGGGCGCATGAATCGGGCACGTTCATTCCTGCTGTCAGTGAGGCTGAAATGCAGGTCTTGCAGGAATTTCACAACAAGCGCGGCGCGGAGCAAGTCCAGCTTCTGAGCAGGGAAGAGGTTGCCCAGGGTATTGGCAATCCCAAGCTACAAGCGCTGGGCGGTGCACACCTGCCGCTGGACATGCGCGTGGATCCGCGAGAAGCTGCGCCGAAATTGGCACAGTGGCTGGCTGGGCAAGGCGTGGAATTTAACTGGCGCCATGAAGTCCATTCCGTGGCCGATGGCCAGGTGGGCACTAACCGTGGAGATTTTGAAGCCTCACATGTTGTGGTGTGCCCGAACTACCGCCTCACGCAGCTCTTTCCCGAGCTGGCAGACAAGTTTGATCTTCGCGTGTGCACGCTGACCATGGCGCTGATCGAACGTCCAGACAAGATTCCTGCCGGCCTAGGCATGCTCACGGGTACGTCACTGGCGCGCTATGACGGGTTTACGAATGTGCCAGCTGCGGAAGCGCTGCGCGCCGACCTTCAGCAACGCGAACCGGAATTGGTCGATTGTATTGCCAACCTCATGGTCACCGGCATTGATGATTACTTGCTCATCGGCGATTCCCATGACTACGCCTACTCGCCCAATCCGTTCATTGACCAGGAAACCGCCAGCTTATTGATGGATAAAGCCACCGCGTACCTGGGCATTGAAAATCCGCGCGTGGTGCAACGCTGGCAGGGAAGTTATGCGGATTCACGGTCAACTAACCTGATCTTGGACAATCCTGATGCTCAAACCACGGTGGCGGTTGTCGCCTCTGGCATTGGGATGACCATGTCTTTTGGCATTGCAGCGGAAATCTTGCGGCAACTTTAAATTCACTTTGGTAAACGCCAGGTAGTTTGTACATTAATCTTTGGCACTAAACTAGACAAGTGGTGTGTGCATGTTTCAAGATGAGTTTTGTACGCAAAAACGAGCTGGAGCTGTCCTGTCTAACTAGCTCCCCGTCTAAAGGATTTCCCATCATGAACCGCACCATCCGAAACTCTGCACTTGTCGCCTCGTCCCTTCTCGCAATCCCTGCCCTTGCTGCCTGTGGCGCTGGCGAAGCAGCCACCGGTGACACGTTGACCTTCGCTGCCATCCCAGCTGAATCTTCACAGTCTCTGCAGTCTGACTTCGCCAATATCGTGGAGCTGCTGGAGCAGGAAGCTGGCGTGAGCATTGAATTCCAAAACGCTTCCGACTACGCAGCAGTCATTGAAGGCCAGCGCGCCGGCCAAATCGACATGGCATCCTACGGCCCGTTCTCCTACGTCATCGCCAAGGATTCCGGCGTGGACATCGAAGCAGTCGCCGCTCCCACCAATGACAAAGACACCGCACCGGCTTATACCTCCTTGGCCTATGTCCGTGAGGACTCCGACATCAACTCCCTGGAAGATATCGACGGCCAGGAAGTATGCTTCGTCGACGCTGCATCAACCTCCGGCTACTTGGTTCCCATGAAGGGGCTGATGGACGCGGATAAATCCATGGATGATGACATGACTCAGGTACTTGCCGGCGGTCATGACGCGTCATTGCTCTCGCTGGATTCCGGTAACTGCGAGGTTGCTTTCGCACACGATGCCATGCTGGAGACCTTGGTGGAATCGGGTCAGCTCGAAGATGGGGCAGTGCGCTCCATCTGGGAATCTGACCCCATCCCAGAAGACCCAATCGCCATTTCCAATTCCATCGACCCAGAAGTTGCTGACAAGATCACGACCGCCCTGCGCGAGAAGGCTAATAAGCCGGCCTTGGTCGAAGCTGGCATTTGTGAATCCGAAGATGACTGCGTCTTGCCAGAACTCATTGAGTACGGCTACCTCCCTGTCACTGACGAAGACTTCAACTCCATCCGTGAACTCTGCGAAGAAACCCAGGCCGAGGCCTGCAACTCCGTAGGTTAAGCAAGACAAGAAATCAGAGGAAAGCAATGGTTACTCCAGAGATGCAACGCGAATTCGACAACCAATACGCCGTGCAATTAGATAATGTCACCAAAGATTTCGGCGGGGGAGTCAAAGGCCTTGACGACGTCAAGCTGGGCTTTCGCACCGGTGAAATCACAGTTCTGTTGGGCCTATCCGGCTCCGGCAAATCGACGCTGCTGCGCCACCTCAATGGCTTGCACGCTCCAACCACCGGTAATGTCCGCGTCTTGGGTCAAAATGTTGCCGAGCTGAAAAAGAAGGAACTTCGCGAACTACGTCGTGATATCGGCTTCATCTTCCAGGATTTCAACTTGGTCGGTCCGATGTCCGTGCTGGAAAATGTCTGCACTGGTGCACTGGGACGGCTTAAAGGTCCACGCTTGTCGTTGATGAGCTACCCCAAGTCAGTCAA from Corynebacterium ammoniagenes DSM 20306 harbors:
- a CDS encoding ornithine cyclodeaminase family protein, translated to MTLTHINAQQVKEALTPKHAVEALRDYLKQGFEPATDLPRSRAEITNGDFLLMPSNSPTAFGIKLIAVPGETADPSVPSVNGTYVLFDGQTLQPAATIDGVALTNLRTPAVSLAGISHLLTDSSEPLNVAIFGVGSQGRAHAKTVESVCVGIRDTTFTFISRTQPDDLDNWEHVGSDGAREATRNAELILTTTTSPQPVLDDADVRDDAIIVAVGSHSPEARELPGALMARAHVIMEEEGAAFREAGDIVMAVDEGNLAEDSLVSFADVVRGDASVGRDKPVVFKFTGMPWEDLVLAEAILART
- a CDS encoding GntR family transcriptional regulator, with protein sequence MSRKQQYQIVAAHLRKQIKNGTLPPGSAIPSEAELCRQFDCARGTIRQAITALRNEGLVSSGQGRRTRVLDTVPTQSFDGVLSFSQWCHSSGVEPGQQTQYVMRRPADAELAAHLELPVGTPVVSVYRLRLMDGEPVMVERLNYPLEVGKHILTFDPDSGSIYQRLLESGVDINYATRTIDAIPAEKDDADLLGIAPGTPMLRVRRRAFTLDGTPIEASDDRYIGTVANFTITATRGNPAPATLMASSTEDHSAEDHPVDSPNAHSA
- a CDS encoding TIGR03364 family FAD-dependent oxidoreductase; this encodes MKPMKTDVIVVGGGIVGLATAFLAHEKGLSVRVIDRSTQPVGSSIQNFGHACFTGQADDVQDMAMKSREGWKRAAAAAGLWAHESGTFIPAVSEAEMQVLQEFHNKRGAEQVQLLSREEVAQGIGNPKLQALGGAHLPLDMRVDPREAAPKLAQWLAGQGVEFNWRHEVHSVADGQVGTNRGDFEASHVVVCPNYRLTQLFPELADKFDLRVCTLTMALIERPDKIPAGLGMLTGTSLARYDGFTNVPAAEALRADLQQREPELVDCIANLMVTGIDDYLLIGDSHDYAYSPNPFIDQETASLLMDKATAYLGIENPRVVQRWQGSYADSRSTNLILDNPDAQTTVAVVASGIGMTMSFGIAAEILRQL
- a CDS encoding phosphate/phosphite/phosphonate ABC transporter substrate-binding protein — its product is MNRTIRNSALVASSLLAIPALAACGAGEAATGDTLTFAAIPAESSQSLQSDFANIVELLEQEAGVSIEFQNASDYAAVIEGQRAGQIDMASYGPFSYVIAKDSGVDIEAVAAPTNDKDTAPAYTSLAYVREDSDINSLEDIDGQEVCFVDAASTSGYLVPMKGLMDADKSMDDDMTQVLAGGHDASLLSLDSGNCEVAFAHDAMLETLVESGQLEDGAVRSIWESDPIPEDPIAISNSIDPEVADKITTALREKANKPALVEAGICESEDDCVLPELIEYGYLPVTDEDFNSIRELCEETQAEACNSVG